In the Acropora muricata isolate sample 2 chromosome 10, ASM3666990v1, whole genome shotgun sequence genome, one interval contains:
- the LOC136888151 gene encoding anaphase-promoting complex subunit 2-like, translated as MAAGGNVQLVWGELLNYLSPSAPQFLGTLNSLEKLRQNQWVFYRLREWFLEKCQKDFKENFRPQFWSQFQKAEVGNKTFKTLTSAVNELHVHLSAYRPFVELLDSLTASLLLGNLKAQFEVLVRAVIFCDTPEEFKSIVYAFYSHTFQAYQYGYKTDTEKIDSSAESSMNMEDEDEDETDDGVESLKCMGCKEEKDGCQCLQIIDNLKQVNSQLYSIGLMKKVAEPAFLSVIHTEIQVRIKEKCRGVFECSFLASLTHWIDTKLSGWLRLIFTCKDDNATDQTTTEVSLDEWKPKLHYFMYKSFADLRIDQLFDIIVEYPDSLPAIQDLKECLEVTDQRKELIVSLRTAFEQRLLHPGANTSDILTQYVSAIRALHVLDPTGVILEHVCAPVRQYLRTREDTVRCIVTSLTDENSTELAEELMRGDARAVSELGALDSEDEDNDDENWMPPPSDADPDKMSSSRKAPDIISMLVNVYGSTDLFVSEYRTLLADRLLASFNYDTEKELRYLELLKLRFGESHLHFCEIMLKDVADSRRINSHIQVLGCSDSANVSGTIPLTAMVLSAVFWPAFRDEKLKVANEVQKAMDEYTKGFEALKGMRTLRWKPHLGLVNIDVELADRTLSLSVTPAQATALMHFQDKERWTLEELSGVMQAPAGLLRRRLGFWISQGVLKEESTDTFVVVEKQKGQQRISEVVMDAEVESVMASSQDQREEELQVFWSYIVGMLTNLESLPLDRIHSMLRMFAMQGPSPSQCSVDDLRRFLDRKVKDQELQFVNGFYRLPKSTR; from the exons ATGGCAGCTGGCGGGAATGTTCAACTTGTGTGGGGTGAACTTCTCAATTACCTCTCGCCGTCAGCTCCGCAGTTTCTTG GAACTTTGAATTCTTTGGAAAAGCTTCGACAAAATCAGTGGGTATTCTATCGCTTGCGAGAGTGGTTTCTTG AGAAATGTCAGAAAGATTTCAAGGAAAATTTTCGACCACAGTTTTGGTCCCAATTTCAAAAGGCGGAG GTTGGTAACAAGACGTTCAAAACGTTGACCAGCGCAGTAAATGAGCTTCACGTTCATTTATCTGCTTACAGGCCATTTGTGGAACTATTGGATTCTCTAACAGCGTCATTGCTGCTTGg CAACCTGAAGGCACAATTTGAAGTGCTTGTCAGAGCTGTCATCTTCTGTGACACACCTGAGGAGTTTAAAAGTATAGTCTATGCCTTCTATAGCCATACATTTCAAGCATACCAGTATGGATATAAAACAGACACAGAAAAAATAGATTCATCAG CTGAATCCTCAATGAATATGGAAGATGAGGATGAAGATGAAACAGATGATGGCGTTGAGTCTCTGAAATGCATGGGCTGCAAAGAAGAGAAAGATGGTTGTCAGTGTTTACAAATAATTGACAACTTAAAGCAAGTTAATTCACAACTTTACTCAATTGGATTGATGAAAAAGGTTGCTGAACCTGCATTTTTGTCTGTCATCCACACAGAG ATCCAGGTAAGAATTAAAGAAAAGTGTAGAGGtgtgtttgaatgttccttcctGGCATCCCTGACACATTGGATTGATACCAAGCTGTCTGGCTGGCTGCGTTTAATTTTCACGTGCAAAG ATGATAATGCAACTGACCAAACCACTACAGAGGTGTCTTTGGATGAATGGAAACCCAAGCTTCATTATTTTATGTACAAGTCTTTTGCAGACCTCAG gaTCGATCAACTTTTTGATATCATAGTGGAATACCCAGATTCACTTCCAGCAATACAAGATTTGAAG GAGTGCTTAGAGGTGACAGATCAAAGGAAAGAGCTGATAGTTTCTCTTCGTACTGC gtttGAGCAAAGATTGTTGCACCCAGGTGCAAACACATCTGACATCTTAACTCAATATGTATCAGCCATCAGAGCTCTGCATGTACTAGATCCTACTGGGGTGATTCTAGAACATGTCTGTGCACCAGTTAGACAGTACCTCAG aaCGAGAGAAGACACTGTCCGTTGTATTGTTACAAGTTTAACAGATGAAAACAGCACAGAACTTGCAGAG GAATTAATGCGAGGTGATGCACGAGCTGTTAGTGAGTTGGGTGCATTAGATAGTGAAGATGAggataatgatgatgaaaacTGGATGCCACCACCAAGTGATGCAGATCCAG ACAAAATGTCCAGCAGCAGAAAAGCTCCAGACATTATCAG CATGCTTGTGAATGTATATGGGAGTACAGATCTCTTTGTGTCTGAGTATCGTACCCTGCTAGCAGATCGCTTACTGGCGTCATTTAACTATGACACTGAAAAGGAG cttcgttatcttgaGTTGTTGAAGCTTCGTTTTGGAGAATCTCATCTTCATTTTTGCGAGATTATGCTCAAAGATGTTGCAGATTCTAGACGGATCAATTCTCATATCCAAGTGTTGGGCTGCAGTGATAGTGCCAATGTG tcTGGTACAATCCCACTGACAGCCATGGTTTTGTCTGCAGTATTTTGGCCGGCATTTCGTGATGAAAAACTCAAAGTCGCCAATGAAGTGCAGAA AGCCATGGATGAATACACTAAAGGATTTGAGGCATTGAAAGGTATGCGCACCCTGCGATGGAAGCCTCACCTAGGTCTAGTCAACATTGATGTTGAATTAGCTGATCGCACACTTTCACTGTCTGTCACTCCTGCCCAAGCTACAGCTCTCATGCACTTTCAAGACAAAG AGCGCTGGACTCTGGAGGAGTTGAGTGGTGTGATGCAGGCTCCAGCTGGCTTGCTTAGAAGACGACTAGGATTTTGGATAAGCCAGGGGGTCCTCAAGGAAGAATCAACTGACACCTTTGTAGTGGTGGAGAAACAGAAAGGACAGCAGAGGATATCAG AGGTGGTCATGGATGCAGAAGTTGAATCTGTCATGGCATCTTCACAAGATCAACGAGAGGAGGAACTGCAG GTCTTTTGGTCATACATTGTGGGTATGCTAACAAATCTGGAAAGCTTACCCCTGGATAGAATACATTCCATGTTGCGCATGTTTGCAATGCAAGGGCCTTCCCCCAGTCAGTGCAGTGTGGATGACTTGAGGAGATTTCTTGATCGCAAAGTGAAGGATCAGGAATTGCAATTTGTTAATGGCTTTTACAGACTACCAAAGTCCACAAGATAA
- the LOC136887577 gene encoding synaptonemal complex central element protein 2-like yields MNFESLSVFFHYIKPISYQIVNFRERFLKNVCLTKLIPVSLLMEKEKAAAAKNKEKTDENKKQITNEDAIARGDNLRPCEPKEKAMEPGKGSDNLTTSRQDITSHEHTSHDDIQRSCQQLIDDINAKRKRDTDLVNDFKKALEEEINSSCNILEESIVQTYEKHSKTIQDKLQELFAVVERISKLEGELIDFKQALGVLYNDMQVVERGGGQERDF; encoded by the exons ATGAACTTTGAAAGTCTATCAGTTTTCTTTCACTATATAAAGCCAATATCATATcaaattgtgaattttag GGAAAGATTCTTAAAAAACGTTTGTTTGACAAAGTTGATCCCCGTTTCACTTTTGATGGAGAAGGAGAAAGCGGCGGCTGCGAAGAACAAGGAGAAGACGGATGAAAACAAGAAGCAAATCACAAATGAAGACGCAATTGCGAGGGGAGATAACTTGAGACCATG CGAGCCAAAAGAGAAGGCCATGGAACCGGGTAAAGGAAGTGACAATTTAACAACGTCACGGCAAGACATCACATCTCATGAACACACTTCGCATGACGATATACAAAGGAGCTGCCAACAACTGATTGACGACATCAATGCTAAAAGAAAACGTGACACCGATTTGGTTAACG ATTTCAAGAAAGCCCTGGAAGAAGAAATTAACTCAAGTTGCAACATTTTGGAAGAGAGTATCGTTCAGACGTACGAAAAGCATAGCAAGACCATTCAGGACAAACTTCAGGAGCTGTTTGCTGTTGTAGAAAGGATAA GTAAACTTGAGGGAGAGCTGATTGATTTTAAGCAAGCCCTTGGTGTCCTCTACAATGACATGCAAGTTGTGGAACGTGGTGGGGGACAGGAACGCGACTTTTAG